One genomic window of Paenisporosarcina antarctica includes the following:
- the fabD gene encoding ACP S-malonyltransferase — protein sequence MTKIAFIFPGQGSQAVGMGSELVHANEGNKEFYDKADKQLGFALSKLMIEGPVEELTYTYNAQPALLTTSTMISEILQAAGLKPDYTIGHSLGEYSALVASGVMSFEDGVKIVHERGLYMNEAVPAGEGAMAAILGMQSEVLKEITDLVTSQGDVVQLANLNCPGQIVISGTKQGVEKASLQAKEAGAKRAIQLVVSGPFHSELMRPAASKLQDALDQLEMHNTDVPVISNVTASPVTTSEEMKELLVQQLYSPVRFEESIRALMELGVNTFIECGPGKVLSGLVKKIDRSAVIYAAYDLESIDQVIAASKEWK from the coding sequence ATGACCAAGATTGCATTTATTTTTCCAGGACAAGGTTCACAAGCTGTTGGAATGGGAAGTGAACTAGTTCACGCGAATGAAGGAAATAAAGAGTTTTATGATAAAGCGGATAAACAATTAGGTTTCGCCCTATCTAAACTCATGATAGAAGGACCTGTAGAAGAATTAACCTATACATACAATGCCCAACCTGCACTGTTAACGACAAGTACAATGATATCTGAAATTCTTCAAGCGGCCGGATTAAAACCTGACTATACAATTGGTCATAGTTTGGGAGAATACTCGGCGCTTGTAGCTTCAGGTGTCATGTCCTTTGAAGATGGCGTTAAGATTGTCCATGAGCGAGGTTTGTACATGAACGAAGCTGTGCCAGCTGGCGAAGGTGCTATGGCCGCGATATTAGGTATGCAGTCAGAAGTGTTGAAAGAAATTACGGACCTTGTAACATCACAAGGAGATGTGGTTCAATTAGCTAACTTGAATTGCCCAGGACAAATTGTTATTTCTGGAACAAAACAAGGTGTAGAGAAAGCATCTTTGCAAGCCAAGGAAGCGGGCGCTAAACGTGCAATCCAGCTTGTGGTAAGTGGACCTTTCCATTCGGAACTAATGCGTCCAGCAGCCTCGAAGTTGCAAGACGCTTTGGATCAATTGGAAATGCATAATACAGATGTGCCTGTTATTTCTAACGTTACTGCAAGTCCTGTAACCACATCAGAAGAAATGAAAGAATTGCTTGTTCAACAATTATATTCTCCTGTACGTTTTGAAGAGTCGATTCGTGCATTGATGGAATTAGGTGTCAACACATTTATCGAATGTGGGCCAGGTAAAGTTTTGAGTGGATTAGTAAAAAAAATAGATCGTTCTGCAGTTATTTATGCAGCATATGACTTAGAGTCAATAGATCAAGTGATTGCAGCATCAAAGGAGTGGAAGTAA